The Arachis hypogaea cultivar Tifrunner chromosome 19, arahy.Tifrunner.gnm2.J5K5, whole genome shotgun sequence genome has a window encoding:
- the LOC112777094 gene encoding uncharacterized protein isoform X3 → MPLSFISSLPLIHSLQLISPLQETLLLLPSASFRSGSRSGLNLKVCRCRLFHCHCSPPRCHSSPHYIKQHRVATFNEVLASIRRAFYDDLTSKGDNQPKSGRSDNRGITVVILDALTRNLPHLSTKDITAKGAKIFNAAVAATVDAQHPTKEGEEKIYDVVRYRLHRMKHKLKDELDNKSTVQEYICTTCGKRYNALMHCG, encoded by the exons ATGCCACTGTCATTCATCTCCTCGCTGCCACTCATCCACTCATTGCAACTCATATCGCCGCTGCAAGAAACGTTGTTGTTGTTGCCTTCAGCGAGTTTTCGATCTGGTTCTCGATCTGGCCTCAATCTGAAGGTTTGTCGCTGCCGCTTATTTCACTGCCATTGTTCACCTCCTCGCTGTCACTCATCCCCTCACTATATCAAGCAACATCGTGTCGCTACCTTCAATGAGGTTCTGGCTTCGATCCGAAG GGCTTTCTATGACGATCTAACGAGCAAAGGTGATAATCAACCCAAAAGCGGAAGAAGTGATAACAGAGGAATCACCGTTGTGATCCTCGACGCCCTCACCAG GAATTTGCCACACCTTAGCACTAAAGATATT ACAGCAAAAGGTGCAAAAATTTTTAATGCTGCTGTAGCTGCTACAGTCGATGCTCAACATCCAacaaaagagggagaagaaaag atatatgatgtggtcagaTACAGACTGCATCGCATGAAGCATAAGCTGAAAGATGAATTGGATAACAAAAGTACAGTTCAGGAATATATATGTACAACCTGTGGGAAAAG ATACAATGCTTTGATGCATTGCGGTTGA
- the LOC112777094 gene encoding uncharacterized protein isoform X1: MPLSFISSLPLIHSLQLISPLQETLLLLPSASFRSGSRSGLNLKVCRCRLFHCHCSPPRCHSSPHYIKQHRVATFNEVLASIRRAFYDDLTSKGDNQPKSGRSDNRGITVVILDALTRNLPHLSTKDITAKGAKIFNAAVAATVDAQHPTKEGEEKVKLYTHSYCCLDYAQIYDVVRYRLHRMKHKLKDELDNKSTVQEYICTTCGKRYNALMHCG, encoded by the exons ATGCCACTGTCATTCATCTCCTCGCTGCCACTCATCCACTCATTGCAACTCATATCGCCGCTGCAAGAAACGTTGTTGTTGTTGCCTTCAGCGAGTTTTCGATCTGGTTCTCGATCTGGCCTCAATCTGAAGGTTTGTCGCTGCCGCTTATTTCACTGCCATTGTTCACCTCCTCGCTGTCACTCATCCCCTCACTATATCAAGCAACATCGTGTCGCTACCTTCAATGAGGTTCTGGCTTCGATCCGAAG GGCTTTCTATGACGATCTAACGAGCAAAGGTGATAATCAACCCAAAAGCGGAAGAAGTGATAACAGAGGAATCACCGTTGTGATCCTCGACGCCCTCACCAG GAATTTGCCACACCTTAGCACTAAAGATATT ACAGCAAAAGGTGCAAAAATTTTTAATGCTGCTGTAGCTGCTACAGTCGATGCTCAACATCCAacaaaagagggagaagaaaagGTCAAGTTGTACACACACTCTTACTGTTGTCTAGATTATGCACAG atatatgatgtggtcagaTACAGACTGCATCGCATGAAGCATAAGCTGAAAGATGAATTGGATAACAAAAGTACAGTTCAGGAATATATATGTACAACCTGTGGGAAAAG ATACAATGCTTTGATGCATTGCGGTTGA
- the LOC112777094 gene encoding uncharacterized protein isoform X2 encodes MPLSFISSLPLIHSLQLISPLQETLLLLPSASFRSGSRSGLNLKVCRCRLFHCHCSPPRCHSSPHYIKQHRVATFNEVLASIRRAFYDDLTSKGDNQPKSGRSDNRGITVVILDALTRNLPHLSTKDIAIDAQHPTKEGEEKVKLYTHSYCCLDYAQIYDVVRYRLHRMKHKLKDELDNKSTVQEYICTTCGKRYNALMHCG; translated from the exons ATGCCACTGTCATTCATCTCCTCGCTGCCACTCATCCACTCATTGCAACTCATATCGCCGCTGCAAGAAACGTTGTTGTTGTTGCCTTCAGCGAGTTTTCGATCTGGTTCTCGATCTGGCCTCAATCTGAAGGTTTGTCGCTGCCGCTTATTTCACTGCCATTGTTCACCTCCTCGCTGTCACTCATCCCCTCACTATATCAAGCAACATCGTGTCGCTACCTTCAATGAGGTTCTGGCTTCGATCCGAAG GGCTTTCTATGACGATCTAACGAGCAAAGGTGATAATCAACCCAAAAGCGGAAGAAGTGATAACAGAGGAATCACCGTTGTGATCCTCGACGCCCTCACCAG GAATTTGCCACACCTTAGCACTAAAGATATTGCAA TCGATGCTCAACATCCAacaaaagagggagaagaaaagGTCAAGTTGTACACACACTCTTACTGTTGTCTAGATTATGCACAG atatatgatgtggtcagaTACAGACTGCATCGCATGAAGCATAAGCTGAAAGATGAATTGGATAACAAAAGTACAGTTCAGGAATATATATGTACAACCTGTGGGAAAAG ATACAATGCTTTGATGCATTGCGGTTGA
- the LOC112776569 gene encoding DEAD-box ATP-dependent RNA helicase 3, chloroplastic — protein sequence MVSVIGVSSIYQTHALELHKRATSTTTTTASGSSNAVSLPSLSFDNKSHFNAVLRAHYHLNDGNRRRLGFVPTSNAVVTANDSSVLSEEAFKGFGFDGVGDDDEIGYEYESDGDAHFIASREDELDISKLGLPSRVVDSLQKRGITSLFPIQRAVLVPALEGRDIIARAKTGTGKTLAFGIPIIKGLTDDEQGSFRRSGRLPKVLVLAPTRELAKQVEKEIKESAPYLNTVCVYGGVSYVTQQSALSRGVDVVVGTPGRIIDLINGNSLKLSEVQYLVLDEADQMLAVGFEEDVEVILEKVPSERQTMLFSATMPGWVKKLSRKYLNNPLTIDLVGDEEEKLANGIKLYAMSATATSKRTILSDLITVYAKGGKTIVFTQTKRDADEVSLSLTNSIASEALHGDISQHQRERTLNGFRQGKFTVLVATDVAARGLDIPNVDLVIHYELPNDPETFVHRSGRTGRAGKEGTAILMYTSSQRRTVRSLERDVGCKFEFVSPPAIGEILEASAAQVVATLERVHPESVEFFTATAQKLVEKQGVSALAAALAQLSGFCRPPSSRSLINHEQGWVTLQLTRDGDNSRRFLSARSVTGFLSDVYSPAADEVGKIHVIADDRIQGAVFDLPEDIAKELLNKDLPPGNTISRITKLPALQDDGPANDYYGKFSDRERSNRRGSRDQRSFKTSRGYGGNRGSDDDFGSSYGRGSKSFKSGNSRSRMGKSSDDWLIGGRQSSRGGSYGGACFNCGESGHRASDCPNKRSFF from the exons ATGGTTTCCGTTATTGGCGTTTCTTCAATATACCAAACCCACGCTCTCGAACTCCACAAGAGAGCAACgtccacaacaacaacaacagcttCGGGTTCTTCCAACGCCGTTTCGCTCCCTTCGTTGTCGTTTGACAACAAGTCGCACTTCAACGCCGTTCTCAGAGCTCATTATCACCTTAACGACGGCAATAGGCGCAGGCTCGGTTTTGTTCCTACTTCTAATGCAGTTGTGACAGCTAATGACTCTTCCGTACTCAGCGAAGAAGCCTTCAAGGGTTTTGGTTTTGACGGTGTTGGCGATGATGATGAAATTGGTTATGAGTATGAGAGTGACGGTGACGCTCATTTTATTGCTTCAAGAGAAGATGAGCTCGATATTTCGAAGCTTGGCTTGCCTTCGAGGGTCGTCGACTCGCTCCAGAAACGTGGAATCACTAGCCTTTTCCCAATTCAG AGAGCTGTGTTAGTGCCTGCCTTAGAAGGTAGAGATATCATTGCCCGGGCAAAGACTGGGACAGGGAAGACATTGGCGTTTGGGATTCCCATTATTAAAGGCCTCACTGATGATGAGCAAGGTTCCTTCAG GCGTTCGGGCCGTCTTCCTAAAGTATTGGTCCTTGCACCTACTAGGGAGTTAGCGAAGCAGGTCGAGAAGGAGATAAAAGAATCTGCGCCTTATCTGAATACAGTTTGTGTTTATGGTGGTGTTTCTTATGTAACACAGCAAAGTGCTCTTTCACGTGGTGTTGATGTAGTGGTTGGAACACCTGGTAGAATAATTGACCTAATAAATGGGAACAGCCTTAAATTGAGTGAAGTTCAATATTTGGTTCTTGATGAAGCTGATCAAATGCTTGCTGTTGGGTTTGAGGAGGATGTGGAAGTAATTTTGGAAAAGGTCCCATCTGAGCGGCAGACAATGCTTTTCTCTGCGACAATGCCGGGTTGGGTGAAGAAATTATCAAGAAAATATCTGAACAATCCGTTGACAATTGATTTG GTCGGTGATGAAGAAGAAAAGCTTGCTAATGGGATCAAACTTTATGCTATGTCAGCCACTGCCACTTCAAAGCGGACAATTCTTTCTGATCTTATAACT GTCTATGCAAAGGGTGGAAAGACTATTGTTTTCACACAGACAAAAAGGGATGCCGATGAAGTATCACTGTCATTAACAAATAGTATAGCTTCTGAAGCTCTGCATGGTGATATATCTCAGCATCAAAGAGAAAGAACATTGAATGGCTTTCGGCAAGGGAAGTTCACTGTTCTTGTTGCCACGGATGTTGCAGCCCGTGGACTTGATATTCCCAATGTTGATTTG GTTATCCATTACGAACTTCCTAATGACCCTGAGACTTTTGTGCATCGCTCTGGTCGTACTGGGCGTGCTGGAAAAGAAGGTACTGCCATTCTGATGTACACCAGTAGCCAGAGGAGAACAGTTAGATCCCTTGAGCGTGATGTTGGCTGTAAATTTGAATTTGTTAGTCCACCAGCTATCGGAGAGATTTTGGAGGCATCTGCTGCACAAGTTGTTGCTACGCTTGAGAGAGTTCATCCAGAGTCTGTTGAGTTCTTCACTGCAACTGCACAAAAATTGGTTGAAAAACAAGGGGTTAGTGCCCTCGCAGCTGCACTAGCACAGCTCAGTGGATTCTGTAGACCTCCATCATCCCGTTCATTAATCAACCATGAGCAG GGATGGGTTACATTGCAACTCACTCGAGATGGAGATAATTCTAGAAGATTTCTTTCTGCAAGATCGGTCACTGGGTTTCTTTCTGATGTGTATTCTCCTGCTGCTGATGAAGTTGGAAAAATACATGTAATTGCAGATGACCGG ATTCAAGGAGCTGTTTTTGATCTTCCAGAGGACATTGCTAAAGAGTTACTCAACAAGGATTTGCCACCTGGAAACACTATTTCCAGGATCACCAAG TTACCTGCTTTGCAAGATGATGGACCTGCAAATGATTACTACGGGAAGTTTTCCGACAGAGAACGAAGTAACCGAAGAGGTTCAAGGGATCAGAGAAGTTTTAAAACCTCACGAGGATATGGGGGAAACCGAGGCTCTGACGATGATTTTGGTAGTTCATACGGGAGAGGGAGTAAAAGTTTTAAATCTGGCAACAGCCGGTCTCGAATGGGAAAAAGCAGTGATGACTGGCTGATTGGAGGTAGACAATCAAGCAG GGGTGGTAGCTATGGAGGGGCCTGTTTTAATTGCGGAGAATCGGGGCATCGGGCATCAGATTGTCCCAATAAGCGAAGCTTCTTTTAG